The following are encoded together in the Myxococcus virescens genome:
- the aceA gene encoding isocitrate lyase → MYDATPTTADASPHAKLHAQRFEGIQRNYTPKDVEKLRGSITVSHTLAELGAKKLWELLHTEDYVNALGSLTGNQAVQMVRAGLKAIYLSGWQVAADANSAGQMYPDQSLYPVDSVPTVVRKINNALRRADQIDHAEGRKDRYWFAPIIADAEAGFGGPLNAFELMKGMIEAGAAGVHFEDQLASEKKCGHMGGKVLVPTSHFIRTLNAARLAADVMGVPTLLVARTDADSAKLLMSDADEYDHAFIDKKAGRTGEGFYRLNGGLDCAIARGLAYAPYADLVWCETSTPDLAQAKKFAESIRAKYPNKLLAYNCSPSFNWKKNLDDATIARFQRELGAMGYKFQFVTLAGFHALNFGMYELARKYKDRGMAAYSELQQAEFAAEKDGYTATRHQREVGTGYFDQVAEAICGGNASTLALTESTEAHQF, encoded by the coding sequence ATGTACGACGCCACTCCGACGACCGCCGATGCCTCCCCTCACGCCAAGCTCCACGCGCAGCGTTTCGAGGGCATCCAGCGCAACTACACCCCGAAGGACGTGGAGAAGCTCCGCGGCTCCATCACCGTCAGCCACACGCTGGCGGAGCTGGGCGCGAAGAAGCTCTGGGAGCTGCTCCACACGGAGGACTACGTCAACGCGCTCGGCTCGCTCACCGGCAACCAGGCGGTGCAGATGGTGCGAGCGGGCCTGAAGGCCATCTACCTGTCCGGCTGGCAGGTGGCGGCGGACGCGAACTCCGCGGGGCAGATGTACCCGGACCAGAGCCTCTACCCGGTGGACAGCGTCCCCACCGTGGTCCGCAAGATCAACAACGCCCTGCGCCGCGCGGACCAGATTGACCACGCGGAGGGCCGCAAGGACCGCTACTGGTTCGCGCCCATCATCGCCGACGCCGAGGCCGGCTTCGGGGGTCCGCTCAACGCCTTCGAGCTGATGAAGGGCATGATTGAAGCGGGCGCCGCGGGCGTGCACTTCGAGGACCAGCTGGCCAGCGAGAAGAAGTGCGGCCACATGGGCGGCAAGGTGCTGGTGCCCACCAGCCACTTCATCCGCACCCTCAACGCGGCCCGGCTCGCGGCGGACGTCATGGGCGTGCCCACCCTGCTGGTGGCGCGCACGGACGCGGACAGCGCCAAGCTGCTGATGAGCGACGCGGACGAGTACGACCACGCCTTCATCGACAAGAAGGCCGGCCGCACTGGCGAAGGTTTCTACCGCCTCAACGGCGGCCTGGACTGCGCCATTGCCCGCGGCCTGGCGTACGCGCCGTACGCGGACCTGGTGTGGTGCGAGACGAGCACCCCGGACCTGGCCCAGGCGAAGAAGTTCGCCGAGAGCATCCGCGCCAAGTACCCGAACAAGCTCTTGGCCTACAACTGCTCGCCGTCCTTCAACTGGAAGAAGAACCTGGACGACGCCACCATCGCCAGGTTCCAGCGTGAGCTGGGCGCCATGGGCTACAAGTTCCAGTTCGTCACCCTGGCTGGCTTCCACGCGCTCAACTTCGGGATGTACGAGCTGGCGCGGAAGTACAAGGACCGCGGCATGGCGGCCTACAGCGAGCTGCAGCAGGCCGAGTTCGCCGCGGAGAAGGACGGCTACACCGCCACCCGCCACCAGCGCGAGGTGGGCACCGGCTACTTCGACCAGGTGGCCGAGGCCATCTGCGGCGGCAACGCCAGCACGCTCGCCCTGACGGAGTCCACCGAGGCCCACCAGTTCTAG
- the aceB gene encoding malate synthase A, protein MSDQAPSVNPPAFGPGVVVKGTWHPDYAEVLTPEALEFVAKLARNFGERRLALLERRKTVQAAWSKGERPHFLPETKAIREGDWTVAPLPADLQDRRVEITGPVDRKMVINALNSGANVFMADFEDANSPTWDNVVRGQINLRDAVRGTISFTAENGKHYALNPKRAVLFVRPRGWHLPERHIEIDGKPISGSLFDFGLFFFHNAREQLARGTGPYFYLPKMQSHLEARLWNDVFHLAQAELGIPRGTIKATVLIETLPAAFEMDEILYELREHSAGLNCGRWDYIFSFIKTLQSDTRVVLPDRGQVTMDKAFLNAYSQLLIQTCHRRNVHAMGGMAAFIPIKGDAAANDAVMDKVRADKLREVKNGHDGTWVAHPGLVEIARDIFDSHMKGPNQLSNKREDVKIGEAELLKVPSGTRTEEGLRHNIRVGIQYTAAWLGGLGCVPLYNLMEDAATAEISRAQVWQWIHHGATLEDGRKVTPALFRDALGEEMGRLEKEGAKERYGAAHLERARVLFEQLSTASTFEDFLTLPAYDALEAQR, encoded by the coding sequence ATGTCGGACCAAGCCCCCTCTGTGAATCCCCCGGCGTTCGGACCGGGAGTGGTGGTGAAGGGGACCTGGCACCCCGACTACGCCGAGGTCCTCACGCCCGAGGCCCTGGAATTCGTGGCGAAGCTGGCCCGCAACTTCGGCGAGCGGCGGCTGGCCCTGCTGGAGCGCCGCAAGACGGTGCAGGCGGCCTGGAGCAAGGGAGAGCGGCCCCACTTCCTGCCGGAGACGAAGGCCATCCGGGAGGGCGACTGGACGGTGGCTCCCCTGCCCGCCGACCTTCAGGACCGCCGCGTGGAGATCACCGGCCCGGTGGACCGGAAGATGGTCATCAACGCGCTGAACTCCGGGGCGAATGTCTTCATGGCGGACTTCGAGGACGCCAACAGCCCCACCTGGGACAACGTGGTGCGCGGGCAAATCAACCTGCGCGACGCCGTGCGCGGCACCATCTCCTTCACGGCGGAGAACGGGAAGCACTACGCCCTCAACCCGAAGCGCGCCGTGCTCTTCGTGCGCCCCCGCGGCTGGCACCTGCCGGAGCGGCACATCGAAATCGACGGCAAGCCCATCTCCGGCTCGCTGTTCGACTTCGGGCTCTTCTTCTTCCACAACGCCCGGGAGCAGCTGGCGCGCGGCACCGGCCCCTACTTCTACCTGCCGAAGATGCAGAGCCACCTGGAGGCCCGGCTGTGGAACGACGTGTTCCACCTGGCCCAGGCGGAGCTGGGCATCCCGCGAGGCACCATCAAGGCCACCGTCCTCATCGAGACGCTGCCCGCCGCGTTCGAGATGGACGAAATCCTCTACGAGCTGCGCGAGCACTCCGCCGGCCTCAACTGCGGCCGCTGGGACTACATCTTCAGCTTCATCAAGACGCTCCAGTCGGACACCCGCGTGGTGCTGCCCGACCGCGGCCAGGTGACGATGGACAAGGCGTTCCTCAACGCCTACTCGCAGCTGCTCATCCAGACCTGCCACCGCCGCAACGTGCACGCCATGGGCGGCATGGCGGCCTTCATCCCCATCAAGGGGGACGCGGCGGCCAACGACGCCGTCATGGACAAGGTCCGCGCGGACAAGCTGCGCGAGGTGAAGAACGGCCACGACGGGACGTGGGTGGCGCACCCCGGCCTCGTTGAAATCGCGCGCGACATCTTCGACTCGCACATGAAGGGCCCCAACCAGCTCTCCAACAAGCGCGAGGACGTGAAGATTGGCGAGGCGGAGCTGCTCAAGGTGCCGTCCGGCACGCGCACCGAGGAAGGCCTGCGCCACAACATCCGCGTGGGCATCCAGTACACCGCCGCGTGGCTGGGCGGCCTGGGCTGCGTGCCGCTCTACAACCTGATGGAGGACGCGGCCACCGCCGAAATCTCACGCGCCCAGGTGTGGCAGTGGATCCACCACGGCGCCACCCTGGAGGACGGCCGCAAGGTGACGCCCGCCCTCTTCCGCGACGCGCTGGGCGAGGAGATGGGCCGCCTCGAGAAGGAAGGCGCCAAGGAGCGCTACGGCGCCGCCCACCTGGAGCGCGCGCGCGTGCTCTTCGAGCAGCTCTCCACCGCCAGCACCTTCGAGGACTTCCTCACCCTGCCGGCCTACGACGCCCTGGAAGCCCAACGCTGA